In Colletotrichum higginsianum IMI 349063 chromosome 3, whole genome shotgun sequence, a genomic segment contains:
- a CDS encoding Srebp cleavage activating protein, producing MIWYLLYPLRGTTEAPVLNPNHPLRRAFARYGRYAARHVVSTLIISVAVAAILIYPFPYLYTSDLSNGASNLPHHVWTAAQPLKENSTESDVIMRSIWVHGSYMKALDRDVLLGALELQDELLGSTKDFSPRRTVTSLRAHDPHVDLAPGDRDAFHVINGLTNQSWFFHSPLQYWACSTERISADEDIVSTVNARKTQPTSVNVTLRHSIVFSGKRFEDRKLLAADALVITLIHLRDSPVGRQWERKAEALATRMKDQWTAYPADGKSMSSQLYEFQFMPISVQDTVLLALAYGLAGLYFLYSLSKLRAVKSKFGLIVTVFAQVVVSIMSSFTVCAIFRVDLSGIPQAAYPVVVLSMSLENIFRLINAVIMTPSESSTSSRISRAFGETAHVALASSAQNVLILWGLSKIVSPGVSAFCTFVAVAILFDFFYLSTFFLAVLSVDVRRTELGDALAKASLKNNRYGQEQPLKRSWLEAMLQGKIALSTRIAGTVIMITFVLIAQWHFFENDTFIRLLRGLFKVSRDTVSFSQPKNSLLVDIHQARSPTSWLRLQDHESAREVINVIKPRSHSYIARVYDPLVFVLNGADRTPVAPERPLLPALYDFIDHHLKHFLVTVLFILSAVRLLMNYLLWGDDAESRRNDDMSDQPLLAIESLPEAHSLDVVLMSSSYDGHIISVGLDRAIRVWDVRSGVRDYSLADIEPPPENPFPVLAVATDKKSSWLALLSSNKVFLWNLVEHRWGHPVPVELNGQKPEGFFFGTPTFDFASPLVIVCRNGSMTQIVPGMKEPMEFTICKSPLISVRPLVQKIAPQGSSQLSILTASRKGCIHVATQQGNDTWASQSLDLHFDEDRDAHQVVPLSALGSFLVARSQTVDLVDARSKNLLHTFETELIQPRSLRCFHSSRRKPQCGSIGLGSFGIAYNHAESGDCIMHTFTPKEEGNVICFRNTSLPPSRSCSVWSETIESKRQISNPGTWEALPNGFLVGVRRDAYDGGSSSGESSPTTSSGLRRRMYQRLEKRSSRSPDSWEVWIASQLGREEIYETRPLHADYEIGSHLIISELGPMVKVGTASAAIGFGNVIKLITVGHQHFEDLAENENGEALHIGSRRRKPAAVTHARMGIQSWI from the exons ATGATTTGGTATCTGTTGTATCCTTTGCGAGG AACGACGGAAGCTCCTGTCTTGAACCCGAACCACCCTCTCCGCCGAGCCTTCGCGCGGTACGGTCGATACGCCGCGAGACACGTTGTATCGACCCTAATTatctccgtcgccgtcgccgccatcctcatATACCCCTTTCCGTACCTGTACACCTCGGACTTGAGCAATGGCGCCTCCAACCTCCCCCACCATGTATGGACTGCTGCGCAGCCACTCAAGGAAAACAGCACCGAGTCCGATGTCATTATGCGGTCCATATGGGTCCACGGCAGCTACATGAAGGCTTTGGATCGCGACGTCCTGCTCGGTGCTCTTGAACTGCAGGACGAACTGCTCGGGTCCACCAAAGATTTCAGCCCGCGGCGGACCGTCACGTCCCTCCGGGCCCACGACCCCCACGTAGATCTCGCCCCCGGAGACCGGGATGCTTTTCACGTCATCAATGGCCTTACCAATCAGTCGTGGTTCTTCCACTCGCCCCTCCAATACTGGGCCTGCTCCACGGAGCGCATttccgccgacgaggacatcgTTTCCACGGTCAACGCGAGGAAAACCCAGCCGACGTCGGTCAATGTTACTCTCAGGCATTCCATTGTCTTCAGTGGCAAGCGCTTCGAGGACAGAAAACTCTTGGCAGCCGATGCCCTCGTCATCACGCTGATTCATCTGCGTGATTCGCCCGTCGGCCGTCAGTGGGAGAGAAAGGCCGAAGCACTCGCGACTCGGATGAAGGACCAATGGACCGCCTACCCGGCAGACGGAAAGAGCATGTCCAGCCAGCTGTACGAGTTCCAGTTTATGCCCATATCCGTGCAAGATACGGTACTTCTGGCGCTCGCGTACGGCCTCGCAGGCCTCTATTTCCTTTATAGCCTCTCCAAGCTGAGGGCTGTCAAATCCAAGTTTGGCTTGATAGTCACTGTCTTCGCACAGGTCGTCGTCTCAATCATGTCTAGCTTTACGGTCTGCGCCATCTTTCGCGTCGACTTGTCTGGCATTCCTCAGGCGGCGTATCCCGTCGTGGTTCTCTCGATGAGCCTCGAAAACATATTCAGACTCATAAACGCCGTCATTATGACGCCTTCGGAGAGCAGCACGAGCAGTCGGATCAGTCGCGCGTTCGGGGAAACAGCACATGTTGCGTTGGCCAGCTCTGCACAGAACGTCCTCATCTTGTGGGGCCTGTCCAAGATTGTCTCGCCTGGCGTATCCGCATTCTGTACCTTTGTGGCCGTTGCCATTCTCTTCGACTTCTTCTACTTGTCGACGTTTTTCCTGGCAGTCCTCAGCGTTGACGTACGGCGGACagagctcggcgacgcgcTTGCCAAGGCCTCGTTGAAGAACAACAGATATGGCCAGGAGCAGCCGCTGAAGAGGAGCTGGCTTGAGGCGATGTTGCAAGGCAAGATTGCTCTGTCAACACGCATCGCCGGTACGGTCATTATGATCACTTTTGTTCTCATTGCACAGTGGCACTTTTTCGAGAATGACACATTCATCCGACTCTTGCGGGGGCTTTTCAAGGTCTCCAGAGACACCGTCAGCTTCAGCCAGCCAAAGAATTCGCTGCTAGTCGATATCCACCAAGCGCGAAGTCCGACATCCTGGCTTCGCCTTCAAGATCACGAAAGCGCGCGTGAGGTCATCAACGTCATTAAGCCGCGGTCCCATAGTTACATCGCTCGTGTATACGACCCTCTGGTATTCGTCCTTAACGGCGCGGACCGCACGCCCGTTGCGCCAGAGCGTCCCCTACTGCCGGCTCTGTACGACTTTATCGACCATCACCTGAAACACTTTCTCGTAACCGTGCTGTTCATTCTCTCTGCCGTCCGTCTCCTCATGAACTACCTGCTCTGGGGAGACGATGCTGAGTCGAGACGCAACGACGACATGAGCGACCAACCACTCTTGGCGATTGAATCTCTCCCTGAAGCACACTCTTTGGATGTCGTACTGATGTCGTCCTCGTACGACGGGCACATCATCTCGGTTGGGCTGGACCGCGCAATCCGGGTGTGGGATGTCCGATCGGGGGTAAGGGACTACTCGCTTGCTGACATCGAGCCGCCGCCTGAAAACCCGTTCCCGGTTCTGGCAGTCGCCACGGACAAGAAATCTAGCTGGTTGGCTTTGTTGTCATCCAACAAGGTCTTTCTCTGGAACCTTGTCGAGCATCGTTGGGGTCATCCGGTTCCGGTTGAACTGAATGGTCAGAAGCCTGAGGGCTTTTTTTTCGGTACTCCAACTTTTGACTTCGCCAGTCCGCTTGTCATTGTCTGCCGAAACGGCTCTATGACCCAGATCGTCCCCGGCATGAAGGAGCCAATGGAGTTTACAATTTGCAAGAGTCCCTTGATCTCGGTCCGGCCGCTCGTGCAAAAGATTGCGCCGCAAGGCTCTTCGCAGCTGTCGATACTGACAGCGTCAAGAAAGGGGTGCATCCATGTAGCAACCCAGCAAGGGAATGATACATGGGCGTCACAGAGCCTCGACCTTCATTTTGACGAAGATCGAGATGCCCATCAGGTTGTACCGCTCTCGGCCCTCGGGTCATTTTTGGTCGCCAGGTCCCAGACAGTGGATCTCGTCGATGCGAGGTCCAAAAATCTCCTTCACACGTTCGAAACGGAGCTCATCCAACCACGGTCGTTGAGGTGCTTTCACTCCTCGCGACGGAAGCCGCAATGCGGATCGATCGGGCTCGGTTCGTTTGGCATCGCGTACAACCACGCTGAGTCGGGCGACTGCATCATGCACACCTTCACACCCAAGGAGGAAGGTAACGTCATCTGTTTCCGCAACACGAGCCTTCCGCCTAGTCGTAGCTGCAGCGTATGGTCTGAGACGATCGAGTCGAAGCGTCAAATCAGCAATCCAGGCACGTGGGAGGCACTGCCCAACGGCTTCCTTGTGGGTGTGCGGAGGGACGCTTACGACGGCGGATCGAGCAGTGGCGAGTCATCCCCGACAACTAGCAGCGGTCTCCGGCGCAGGATGTACCAGAGGCTGGAGAAGCGATCGAGCAGATCGCCGGACAGCTGGGAGGTCTGGATCGCTTCACAACTGGGACGGGAGGAAATTTACGAAACAAGGCCGCTTCATGCCGACTACGAGATCGGCTCACATCTCATCATTTCAGAACTTGGTCCGATGGTCAAGGTCggcacggcgtcggccgCAATTGGTTTCGGCAATGTCATCAAGCTCATCACGGTTGGGCATCAACATTTCGAGGACCTGGCCGAAAACGAAAACGGGGAGGCTCTGCACATTGGCAGTCGACGACGTAAACCGGCAGCGGTTACGCATGCTCGTATGGGTATCCAGTCATGGATTTGA